The genomic segment CAAATTTTAGAAATAGAGGCTATAAATAATGCTTGAAGCATTAAATGAGGCTTGTAAAGAAATTTTAAAAGATAAAAAACGAGCCTTAATCGCTCTCACTGGGCTTCATGGTAGTGGCAAAAGCACACTTGCAAAACAAATTAGAAAAAATGGATTTAAAAACTTTAAACCTTATCAAATCGCTGTAATCGATGATGATGTAATGAGTCTAAATTTATTTATAGCTCGTCCAAAGATAAAAATCAAAAGTGATCATCAAGATGAGTTAAAGCCATTTTTTAAATTTATCATGCCGTTTGTAAAAGTCGTAATATACGTAAGCACAAATCCACTTTTACGTATAAGTAAATGCGATATACTTTGTATTTTAAACGCTGATGAAGAAGCTCGAATCGCTGGAATTTATAAAAGAAATTCTAGTGACGATTTAATCAACACACAAAAGCATATAAACAAAAAAGAGCTTGATCTAGCAGGCCTTGCATATAAAGTCAAATTAGAATTTGACTTAAAAGTTGGAGCAAAAAATGAATAATCCCATCTATATAATATCATTAAAAAGAGATGAAGAGCGAAGGCAAAATTTACAAAGACAATTTAACAGATATGATGAATTTAAAATAATAGATGCAGTTGATGCTAAAAATTTTAGCATCAATGAGTATTACAGCGCCATGATAGATTGCTTGTTAAAATCTTGTGATGAAGATTATAAATTTAAAATACCACCATTAATTGCGACTCCAGGTGAGCTAGCATGCACAATGTCACACATAAAAGCTTATGAGGATTTTTTACAAGGCAACGCGGAATTTACTTTAATATTAGAGGATGATGTTATTGGAAATGACGAATTAATAAATAAGGCCTTTTTGCTATGCAAAGATATAAGTAGTGATAGCATTTTGATATGCGGAGTGCA from the Campylobacter concisus genome contains:
- a CDS encoding glycosyltransferase family 25 protein — protein: MNNPIYIISLKRDEERRQNLQRQFNRYDEFKIIDAVDAKNFSINEYYSAMIDCLLKSCDEDYKFKIPPLIATPGELACTMSHIKAYEDFLQGNAEFTLILEDDVIGNDELINKAFLLCKDISSDSILICGVQDGLNSRFRAFGKKINENLYIISPYSYASIYRTAAYILTRKSAKALLDFYKDGLYGADKWEAILKNTDLKMYFSNIFSHPEELNSSSLEIQRKQKEKINSLFKKSNKNFSYKISRFYEKHIAKNERIFTK